The following are from one region of the Arachis duranensis cultivar V14167 chromosome 10, aradu.V14167.gnm2.J7QH, whole genome shotgun sequence genome:
- the LOC107468193 gene encoding uncharacterized protein LOC107468193 — protein MAGEIQGVYQIKITTTALALLLASRHNKLARVNILGHLIKSNVGTTTTSKTKSASNQWVMLPLPTKGEFKVLIIVVGNDEFFPRGRSTLVNVDDVIIEISLGRSI, from the exons ATGGCAGGTGAGATACAAGGGGTCtatcaaataaaaattactaCAACTGCCCTGGCTTTGTTGCTAGCCAGTAGGCACAATAAATTGGCAAGAGTAAACATACTAGGCCATCTAATTAAG TCTAATGTGGGAACAACGACAACATCAAAAACTAAATCAGCTTCAAATCAATGGGTAATGTTGCCACTTCCTACAAAG GGGGAATTTAAGGTcctaattattgttgttggaaaTGATGAATTTTTTCCCAGAGGAAGGAGCACTTTGGTGAATGTTGATGATGTGATTATTGAAATAAGTCTTGGCAGATCCATCTAG